Proteins encoded together in one Acanthochromis polyacanthus isolate Apoly-LR-REF ecotype Palm Island chromosome 12, KAUST_Apoly_ChrSc, whole genome shotgun sequence window:
- the LOC110952445 gene encoding DLA class II histocompatibility antigen, DR-1 beta chain-like, which yields MRIHRFLLLLVVFVTFSRANAFFGYVEVQCLYTSTKDVVYMEKVYINKLLMIQYNSTLGNYTGYTEKAKKLADEANKVESFREQAKKNLDRCKSNIPSVFDELTKPVEPTVKLKLVDVADSRHPSMLVCSAYGFYPKLIRVSWLRDGKETTTDVTSTEELSNGNWLYQIHSHLEFTPKSGEKISCRVEHASLMEPKLYDWEPIVEAERNKYAVGSAGLLLGLLFFITGLIFYKKNSTGRTLVPTS from the exons ATGAGAATTCACAGATTTCTGTTGCTGCTGGTGGTTTTCGTGACGTTTTCAAGAGCAA ACGCTTTCTTCGGTTACGTTGAGGTTCAGTGCCTCTACACGTCAACTAAAGATGTTGTGTACATGGAAAAGGTGTACATCAATAAGTTACTCATGATCCAATACAACAGCACTTTGGGAAACTACACCGGTTACACCGAGAAAGCGAAGAAACTTGCAGACGAAGCCAACAAAGTTGAATCATTCAGGGAACAAGCAAAGAAGAATTTAGACCGATGCAAATCCAACATCCCATCGGTGTTCGATGAGCTCACAAAACCAG TTGAACCTACTGTGAAGCTGAAGTTAGTGGATGTAGCAGATAGCAGACATCCCAGCATGCTTGTCTGCAGCGCTTATGGTTTCTATCCCAAACTCATCCGAGTGTCGTGGCTGAGAGACGGAAAAGAGACCACAACTGATGTGACGTCCACCGAGGAGCTGTCCAATGGGAACTGGCTCTATCAGATCCACTCCCACCTGGAGTTTACACCCAAATCTGGAGAGAAAATCAGCTGCAGGGTGGAGCACGCCAGCTTGATGGAGCCCAAACTTTATGACTGGG aACCAATTGTTGAGGCAGAGAGGAATAAGTATGCTGTTGGAAGTGCAGGGCTGCTGCtgggtttgttgtttttcatcactGGGCTGATTTTCTACAAGAAGAACTCAACAG gtCGGACGTTGGTGCCGACAAGTTAA